The Terriglobales bacterium DNA window GAGGGCCGGTCGCTGCGCGGCGGGACGGTGCTGAGGTAGGCCTTCAAGAGCTGTTCGGCGTCGGGCAGCTTCTGATTCTGCGTGACGTAGGCCAGGGCGCGGAAGAACAAGAGCCGCGGATCGCGGGCGTCCACGCGCACGGCCGCCTCGACGACCTGTTCCAGGGCAGCGCCGTTCTGGCGGGTCGCGTAGAACTCGGCAATCTCCAAGTAGGGCTTGACGCCGGCGGGCTTGAGCTCGAGAGCCTTCCTGTATTCCGCCTCGGCGAGGTCGGGGCGCTTCTGGTCCTGCCAGTACTCGGCGCGCGCCAGGTGGCCTTCGACGGCGTCGAGCCGCTCCAGTTCCTCGACTTCGTTCTTGGCCTTGTCGTCGCCGCCGCCGGCGATGCCCGGGGCGCGCAGGTCGTAGGTGATGAGGTCGCGCCAGGCGGCGAGGTTGCGCCGGTCGAGCTGGATGGCGCGGGCGAACATCTCGCGCGTCTTGCGGGCGAGGCCATAAGCGGAAAAGATGCCGGCGCGCTTGGCCTTCTGCCCGTAGGCGCGGCCGAGCCACAGGTGATACTCGGAGTTGCCGGACTCCAGAGCCACGGCACGCTCGGCGCTGGAGACGGCATTTTCGAAATCGCGCAGTTCGTAGTAGCTGCGGGCCAGCCAGAACTGCACGCGGGCGTCGCCCGACTGCCGGTCAGCCGCGGCGCGCAACGTGGCGGCGGCCTCCCGGTAGCGGCCGGCGGCGAACTGCTGCTGGCCGGTCTCGAGCGGCGAGTTGGCCGCCGCCGGCCGTGCCAGCAGCACGGCCGACAACAACGCCAAGGCACGGATTGGAATCGCGAGTCGCATGAGCGCGGCTGGCGGCGCGCGCAGGGGGCGCAACCGGTCAGGGGGCGGGCCGCCGAGGCACTGTATGACGATACCCTATGACACGCCCAGAGGGATCACCCGGGTCTCGTAGCGGCGGCCCGCC harbors:
- a CDS encoding tetratricopeptide repeat protein; the encoded protein is MALLSAVLLARPAAANSPLETGQQQFAAGRYREAAATLRAAADRQSGDARVQFWLARSYYELRDFENAVSSAERAVALESGNSEYHLWLGRAYGQKAKRAGIFSAYGLARKTREMFARAIQLDRRNLAAWRDLITYDLRAPGIAGGGDDKAKNEVEELERLDAVEGHLARAEYWQDQKRPDLAEAEYRKALELKPAGVKPYLEIAEFYATRQNGAALEQVVEAAVRVDARDPRLLFFRALAYVTQNQKLPDAEQLLKAYLSTVPPRSDRPSPAAAHELLGKLYEKQGKRQEAAAEFKAALRLEPKRKGASDALKALQP